A region from the Thermanaeromonas toyohensis ToBE genome encodes:
- a CDS encoding gluconeogenesis factor YvcK family protein, with translation MQSFKWLYPGLKVKRFILLAALGLFFLVSGVTIALGLTLLTSAEQTLLWLADYILRLGISPLASGIFLAGWGLLLLVLGIDRLVRSVLHVLWPREKSPWEVFYRRRLLEGGPRIVAIGGGTGLGVLLRGLKNYTRNLTAIVTVADDGGSSGRLRAELEIPPPGDIRNCLVALADTEALMEELFSYRFRRGEGLAGHSLGNLLLAAMIDIAGDFDKAISELGRVLAVGGRVVPSTLTPVVLGAEKEDGTIVWGESRIPCPGQRIKRVFLHPPDCRPHEKALEAIAQAEAIIIGPGSLYTSVLPNLLVPGIAEALRKANAPVFYISNVMTQPGETEGYTVADHVRAIQAHCGPGLIDCVIAHSGPVSWAARRRYGEKGAQPVKVDAAAVARMGVALRKAWLVDETLVVRHHPDRLAQVIMEELYKRRAWRPRSKFCFFFQKRMERSRLPISTRHKVSL, from the coding sequence TTGCAGAGCTTTAAGTGGTTATACCCGGGCCTTAAGGTTAAACGCTTTATACTTTTAGCCGCTTTAGGCCTTTTCTTTCTTGTTTCTGGAGTTACTATAGCCTTAGGCTTAACCTTACTTACCTCAGCAGAACAAACCTTATTGTGGCTGGCTGATTATATCCTGCGGCTGGGGATTTCTCCTTTAGCTAGTGGTATTTTCCTAGCCGGGTGGGGGCTATTATTATTAGTGTTAGGCATTGATAGGCTAGTACGCTCGGTTTTACATGTCTTATGGCCGCGGGAAAAAAGCCCATGGGAGGTTTTTTATCGGCGGCGCCTGTTGGAGGGAGGGCCCCGGATAGTGGCCATCGGTGGTGGTACAGGGTTAGGAGTTCTTCTGCGCGGTCTTAAGAACTATACCCGCAATCTTACCGCTATTGTTACAGTAGCAGACGATGGCGGGAGTTCTGGGCGGCTCCGGGCTGAGCTAGAAATACCCCCACCAGGGGATATCCGTAATTGCCTGGTAGCGCTGGCGGATACCGAAGCCTTAATGGAAGAACTTTTTAGCTACCGCTTTCGGCGGGGAGAAGGGCTGGCCGGGCATAGTCTGGGGAATCTATTGCTGGCGGCCATGATCGATATAGCTGGGGATTTTGACAAGGCTATAAGCGAGTTGGGACGGGTTTTAGCTGTAGGCGGCCGGGTTGTTCCTTCCACCCTTACCCCGGTGGTGTTGGGAGCTGAAAAGGAGGATGGGACCATCGTCTGGGGAGAAAGCCGCATCCCCTGCCCCGGCCAGCGCATAAAAAGGGTTTTCTTGCATCCCCCTGATTGTCGCCCCCATGAGAAAGCCCTGGAGGCTATAGCCCAAGCCGAGGCTATTATAATCGGGCCGGGAAGTCTTTATACCAGCGTCTTACCCAATCTTCTAGTGCCGGGTATAGCAGAAGCCCTGCGTAAGGCCAACGCTCCAGTATTTTACATAAGCAATGTGATGACTCAGCCGGGAGAAACAGAAGGCTATACTGTAGCTGATCATGTGCGGGCCATTCAAGCCCATTGTGGTCCCGGCCTTATAGACTGTGTCATTGCCCATAGCGGCCCGGTATCCTGGGCTGCTCGGAGAAGATACGGAGAAAAGGGAGCCCAGCCAGTAAAGGTGGATGCGGCAGCGGTGGCACGTATGGGAGTGGCTCTCCGGAAGGCCTGGCTAGTGGATGAGACCCTAGTAGTAAGGCACCACCCTGATCGCCTGGCCCAGGTGATCATGGAGGAGCTATATAAACGCCGAGCTTGGAGGCCGCGAAGTAAGTTCTGCTTTTTCTTCCAGAAACGGATGGAGAGAAGCCGCCTCCCTATATCTACTAG